A genome region from Paludibacterium sp. B53371 includes the following:
- a CDS encoding MBL fold metallo-hydrolase, whose amino-acid sequence MSQSVEAIVLGCGSSSGTPAIGCGCETCRSTDPRNQRRRASLAVRAGGQTFLIDTGPDLRTQALAHGIDWLDAVLYTHPHADHLNGIDDLRAFCYRRKGALTLYGNAFTLDNIRQRFGYALQAPSAHWDKPVLEPVVVTQPFEHGGVRLTPLPLEHGAWPCLGWRIGDMAWLTDLSNIPEATMDSLQGVRLLFLDCLRQTPYHSHLSVAESFEWASRIGAERTVLIHMTHELEYHALQAQCPPGVEVGYDGLRIRLDA is encoded by the coding sequence ATGAGTCAGTCTGTCGAAGCGATCGTGCTGGGCTGCGGCTCCAGTTCGGGGACCCCGGCGATCGGCTGTGGCTGTGAGACCTGCCGCTCGACCGATCCGCGCAATCAGCGTCGTCGTGCCAGCCTGGCGGTACGCGCCGGCGGGCAGACCTTCCTGATCGATACCGGCCCCGACCTGCGGACCCAGGCCCTGGCGCACGGCATCGACTGGCTGGATGCCGTACTCTACACCCACCCGCATGCCGACCACCTCAATGGCATCGATGACCTGCGCGCCTTCTGCTATCGCCGCAAGGGCGCGCTGACCCTGTACGGCAATGCCTTTACCCTGGACAACATCCGCCAGCGTTTCGGCTACGCGCTGCAGGCCCCCTCGGCGCACTGGGACAAGCCGGTGCTGGAGCCGGTGGTGGTGACCCAGCCCTTCGAGCACGGCGGGGTGCGTCTGACCCCGCTGCCGCTGGAGCATGGCGCCTGGCCCTGCCTGGGCTGGCGTATTGGCGACATGGCATGGCTGACCGACCTGTCGAACATTCCCGAGGCCACGATGGACAGCTTGCAGGGCGTGCGGCTGTTATTCCTGGACTGCCTGCGCCAGACGCCCTATCACTCGCACCTGTCGGTCGCCGAGTCCTTCGAATGGGCAAGTCGCATCGGGGCCGAGCGTACCGTGCTGATCCACATGACCCACGAGCTGGAGTATCACGCCTTGCAGGCACAATGCCCGCCCGGTGTCGAAGTTGGCTACGATGGCCTGCGGATTCGGCTGGACGCCTGA
- a CDS encoding TatD family hydrolase, with amino-acid sequence MLVDSHCHLNFPDLANRLPEVLDAMRDQQVSHALVIGVTLPDFPSVLALAEQHDNLWATVGVHPDNPEAVEPSCEQLIQLASHPRVVGIGETGLDYYWCKGDLGWQHERFRTHIRAARACGLPLVVHTRESVADTLRLLEEEQAGECGGVMHCFTEDWASARRALDLGMYISISGIVTFKNAAQVQEVASKVPLDRLLVETDSPYLAPVPHRGKQNQPAYVRHVAEFIAALRGVPYETLARATSENFFRLFAKTGVQVAEVTP; translated from the coding sequence ATGCTGGTTGATTCGCACTGCCACCTGAATTTCCCCGATCTCGCCAATCGCCTGCCCGAGGTGCTGGACGCCATGCGCGACCAGCAGGTCAGTCATGCGCTGGTGATCGGTGTGACCCTGCCCGATTTCCCTTCGGTGCTGGCCCTGGCGGAACAGCACGACAATCTGTGGGCCACGGTCGGCGTCCATCCGGACAATCCGGAGGCGGTCGAGCCGTCCTGCGAGCAACTGATCCAGCTGGCCAGCCATCCGCGGGTCGTCGGCATCGGCGAAACCGGTCTGGACTATTACTGGTGCAAGGGGGACCTCGGCTGGCAGCATGAACGTTTTCGTACCCACATTCGCGCGGCACGTGCCTGCGGTCTGCCGCTGGTCGTGCACACCCGCGAGTCGGTGGCCGATACCCTGCGTCTGCTCGAAGAAGAGCAGGCCGGCGAGTGCGGCGGCGTGATGCACTGCTTTACCGAAGACTGGGCCAGTGCCCGGCGTGCCCTGGATCTGGGCATGTATATCTCGATTTCCGGGATCGTCACCTTCAAAAATGCCGCCCAGGTGCAGGAAGTGGCCAGCAAGGTGCCGCTTGACCGCTTGCTGGTGGAAACCGACTCCCCTTACCTGGCCCCGGTGCCGCACCGTGGCAAGCAAAACCAGCCGGCCTATGTGCGCCATGTGGCCGAGTTCATCGCCGCACTGCGCGGGGTGCCGTACGAGACGCTGGCGCGGGCGACCAGCGAGAACTTTTTCCGCCTGTTTGCCAAGACCGGCGTCCAGGTCGCAGAGGTCACGCCATGA
- a CDS encoding DNA polymerase III subunit delta' has protein sequence MRYPWQAEDWRRINLERERLPNAWLLTGLAGIGKAAFAEELARSLLCDYPAADHAACGECESCRWFALGSHPDFRRLSPLTEEDEEKTSRKLPVIKIEAVREVIEFAHLTSHRQGQRVVLVEPAEALNPAAANALLKILEEPPADVLFLLVAHAPQRLLPTIRSRCRQFAMTAPSQEQALAWLRQQGVADAQTELAHHGGAPLFDHDPALSTARAAFIDGLIQPSLANVLQMAERADKQKLPLAVPLEWLQMWLHDLAALRLSGIVRYYPDHRVALDNLARRADLPQLMQAAAALDRLAPYGQHTLNVRLQLESALMEYLKIFA, from the coding sequence ATGCGCTATCCCTGGCAAGCGGAGGATTGGCGGCGCATCAACCTCGAACGCGAGCGCCTGCCGAATGCCTGGCTGCTGACCGGCCTGGCCGGCATCGGCAAGGCCGCCTTTGCCGAAGAGCTGGCGCGCTCGCTGCTGTGCGATTATCCCGCCGCCGATCATGCGGCCTGCGGCGAATGCGAGTCCTGCCGCTGGTTTGCCCTCGGCAGCCACCCCGACTTCCGCCGCCTGTCGCCGCTCACCGAAGAGGACGAGGAAAAGACCAGCCGCAAACTGCCGGTCATCAAGATCGAGGCCGTGCGCGAGGTGATCGAATTTGCCCACCTGACCTCTCATCGCCAGGGGCAGCGCGTGGTGCTGGTCGAGCCGGCCGAGGCCCTCAACCCAGCCGCGGCGAATGCCTTGCTGAAAATCCTCGAAGAGCCACCGGCCGATGTGCTGTTCCTGCTGGTGGCCCATGCGCCGCAGCGTCTGCTGCCGACCATTCGCAGCCGCTGTCGTCAGTTCGCCATGACCGCTCCCTCGCAGGAGCAGGCCCTGGCCTGGCTGCGCCAGCAGGGGGTGGCCGATGCCCAGACCGAGCTGGCCCACCACGGCGGCGCCCCGCTGTTTGACCACGACCCGGCGCTGAGCACCGCCCGGGCGGCATTCATCGACGGGCTGATCCAGCCGAGTCTGGCCAATGTGCTGCAGATGGCCGAGCGTGCCGACAAGCAGAAACTGCCGCTGGCTGTGCCGCTGGAGTGGCTGCAGATGTGGCTGCATGATCTGGCGGCACTGCGTCTGTCCGGCATCGTGCGCTATTACCCCGATCATCGCGTGGCGCTGGACAATCTGGCCCGCCGAGCCGACTTGCCGCAGCTGATGCAGGCGGCAGCGGCTCTGGATCGTCTGGCCCCCTATGGTCAGCACACGCTGAACGTCCGGCTGCAGCTCGAGTCTGCGCTGATGGAATATCTGAAAATTTTTGCCTGA
- the tmk gene encoding dTMP kinase gives MSPRFITLEGIDGAGKSSHLDFIRQWLAERHIDAVFTREPGGTVLAEKLRALLLAPETEVSLETETLLMFASRQEHIQRVIRPALAAGRWVVSDRFTDSSFAYQGGGRGLPSARIAVLEDWVQQGLQPDLTLLFDVPIEVAKARMAGERTLDRIEREQQDFHQRARQAYLDRAATFPRFCVLDSTRPLAVIRDDIAARLTTLLESV, from the coding sequence ATGAGTCCCCGTTTCATCACGCTGGAAGGTATTGACGGCGCCGGCAAGAGTTCTCATCTGGACTTCATCCGCCAATGGCTGGCCGAGCGCCACATCGATGCCGTCTTTACCCGTGAGCCGGGCGGTACCGTGCTGGCCGAGAAACTGCGCGCGCTGCTGCTGGCACCGGAAACCGAGGTCTCGCTGGAAACCGAAACCCTGCTGATGTTCGCCTCGCGCCAGGAGCACATCCAGCGCGTGATCCGGCCGGCGCTGGCCGCCGGTCGCTGGGTGGTCTCCGACCGTTTCACCGACTCTTCCTTTGCCTATCAGGGGGGCGGGCGTGGCCTGCCGTCCGCACGCATCGCCGTGCTGGAAGACTGGGTACAGCAGGGCCTGCAGCCTGATCTGACCTTGCTGTTCGATGTGCCGATCGAGGTGGCCAAGGCGCGCATGGCCGGGGAACGTACCCTGGATCGTATCGAACGCGAGCAGCAGGATTTTCATCAGCGTGCACGACAGGCCTATCTGGATCGTGCCGCCACTTTCCCGCGATTCTGTGTGCTGGACTCGACCCGTCCGCTGGCGGTGATCCGCGACGATATCGCCGCCCGTCTGACCACCCTGCTGGAGTCTGTCTGA
- the mltG gene encoding endolytic transglycosylase MltG — MKWLTRLVLAAFLLAVVWLSWVVFVPIEPPATPYTITVGPSRTLSQVATSLKQEGVVRSRGVMVLLARLQGTDRRIKAGQYRFNGSISLWGILQRFAEGNPDEASATVVEGWTFRQFRNLLDQHPDVTHDTAGLSDGEILARIGASEPHPEGLFFPSTYYFTPGSSDLDIYRRAYVTMQRKLAEAWQGRNSTLPVSSPYQLLTLASLVEKETARPQDRTMIAAVFVNRLNKSMRLQTDPAVIYGMGDAYHGNITKADLRRDTPYNTYTRNGLTPTPIALPGSAALAAAAHPAASDVLYFVARGDGSSYFSQTLDQHNDAVRKYILKKGN; from the coding sequence ATGAAATGGTTGACCCGTTTGGTGCTGGCAGCATTCCTGCTGGCGGTTGTCTGGCTTTCCTGGGTGGTGTTCGTGCCGATCGAACCGCCGGCCACGCCATACACGATTACCGTCGGCCCGAGCCGCACCCTGTCGCAGGTAGCGACCAGCCTGAAGCAGGAGGGGGTGGTGCGCAGCCGGGGCGTGATGGTGTTGCTGGCCCGTCTGCAGGGGACGGATCGCCGCATCAAGGCGGGCCAGTACCGTTTCAATGGCTCGATCAGCCTGTGGGGCATTCTGCAGCGTTTTGCCGAGGGCAATCCTGATGAGGCCAGTGCCACGGTCGTGGAGGGATGGACCTTCCGCCAGTTCCGCAATCTGCTGGATCAGCATCCGGATGTCACGCACGATACCGCCGGCCTGAGCGATGGCGAAATCCTGGCGCGCATCGGTGCCAGCGAACCGCATCCGGAAGGGCTGTTTTTCCCCAGCACCTACTACTTCACGCCCGGTTCCAGCGATCTGGACATTTATCGGCGTGCCTATGTCACCATGCAGCGCAAGCTGGCCGAGGCCTGGCAGGGGCGCAACAGTACTTTGCCGGTCAGTTCTCCCTACCAGTTGCTGACCCTGGCCAGTCTGGTGGAAAAAGAAACCGCGCGGCCGCAGGACCGGACGATGATTGCCGCCGTGTTCGTCAACCGGCTGAACAAGAGCATGCGCCTGCAGACCGATCCGGCCGTCATCTACGGGATGGGCGATGCCTACCATGGCAATATCACCAAGGCCGACCTGCGCCGGGATACGCCGTACAACACCTACACGCGCAACGGGCTGACCCCGACGCCGATTGCCCTGCCGGGCTCGGCCGCGCTGGCGGCCGCCGCGCATCCGGCGGCCAGCGATGTGCTGTACTTCGTTGCCCGCGGCGATGGCAGCAGTTATTTTTCGCAAACCCTCGATCAGCACAATGATGCTGTGCGCAAGTACATTCTCAAGAAGGGCAACTGA
- a CDS encoding DUF3313 family protein has protein sequence MNAFYKLACALVAWSALSMSDGALAAQPLSSLPMTAFQMSQEHPERFSFVRPGVDLSQYRGVMLAPLSFIAASGADWQLQRASADHPLEQHFRLVMSEALQAQGLSLAAEPASDILCLKLALAHPADPALVAASLDLNRLTDGVAHYLSQVQIVGEVADSHSGLLLAGVAQLGQTPHSGGKRSDMTALLDDWSLASASRLAQALGRDQA, from the coding sequence ATGAATGCCTTCTACAAACTGGCCTGCGCACTGGTGGCCTGGTCGGCCCTGTCGATGTCGGATGGCGCACTGGCAGCACAACCGCTGTCCTCGCTGCCCATGACTGCCTTCCAGATGTCGCAGGAGCATCCGGAACGATTCAGTTTTGTTCGTCCCGGCGTGGATCTGAGCCAATACCGCGGCGTGATGCTGGCGCCGCTGTCCTTCATCGCGGCATCGGGTGCGGACTGGCAGTTGCAGCGCGCCAGCGCCGATCACCCGCTGGAGCAGCATTTCCGCCTGGTCATGAGCGAGGCGCTGCAGGCCCAGGGGCTGTCTCTGGCCGCTGAGCCTGCCAGCGATATCCTGTGCCTGAAGCTGGCACTGGCGCACCCCGCCGACCCGGCGCTGGTGGCGGCCTCGCTGGATTTGAACCGTCTGACCGACGGCGTGGCGCATTATCTGTCTCAGGTGCAGATCGTCGGGGAGGTGGCGGACTCACACAGCGGATTGCTGCTGGCCGGGGTGGCCCAGCTGGGTCAGACGCCGCATTCGGGCGGCAAGCGCAGTGACATGACCGCCCTGCTGGATGACTGGAGTCTGGCCAGTGCCAGCAGACTGGCGCAGGCTCTGGGCCGGGATCAGGCCTAG
- a CDS encoding DUF2946 family protein yields MDAQVIAAMAKWPDVAAVFGWLRLDARGHWWLRDERLSHDAMNAFFQRNYGCDGQGRYYVQNGPQKVYVALETAPYVARRVSHGWQIRPGETVRPARSAFVTPDGEMLLDIDGTLALIDDRELASVVAECMPHWDGMLSSLPGSVALPEGEIPLQVETLPRLWRQYGIEVDPCD; encoded by the coding sequence ATGGATGCGCAAGTCATTGCCGCGATGGCCAAATGGCCGGATGTGGCCGCTGTCTTCGGCTGGTTGCGGCTGGATGCCCGCGGGCACTGGTGGCTGCGTGACGAACGGTTGTCACACGATGCAATGAATGCCTTTTTCCAGCGCAACTACGGTTGTGATGGCCAGGGGCGCTACTACGTGCAGAATGGCCCGCAAAAGGTCTATGTGGCCCTGGAGACAGCACCGTATGTTGCCAGGCGGGTGAGTCATGGCTGGCAGATACGGCCCGGAGAGACGGTCCGCCCCGCCCGCAGTGCTTTTGTGACACCGGATGGCGAGATGTTGCTCGACATCGACGGTACCCTGGCTCTCATCGACGATCGAGAACTGGCCAGCGTGGTGGCAGAATGCATGCCGCACTGGGATGGCATGCTGTCATCGCTGCCTGGCAGCGTGGCGCTGCCGGAGGGCGAGATTCCGCTTCAGGTGGAAACCCTGCCCCGGCTGTGGCGCCAATACGGTATCGAGGTCGATCCCTGCGATTGA
- a CDS encoding ABC transporter permease → MKRRMLSWRFVWREGRSGELRLLWLALLVAVCATSSVSMLADRVTQGMSLQNRQLLTADGVLLADTPLPEGLAARAQRDGLQVSRSVTFPSMVSSGQAMMLASLRAIPGNYPLRGVLRVRLADGRVVQGRIQPAPGEIWADTRLLARLDVRPGARLRLGLLTLRLGGELLREPDQALNAFNFMPRVLLNQQDLAATGLLLPGARANWRLMVSGEPARVRQWLQWARPQLPAGARIESAESAQPALRQAMDRVQRFLGLSAMLTVTLAAAAALLAVRRYLARHWQQVAVLRCLGMTRRQVTGLFAGILFLVGLLAGACGSLAGYGLQEVLARVALPAQLDSLPPPSRWLLALGPLSALLLLLGLALPPLLMVQRVPPMAVLRAGLRPQPAGLLLSVFSVLVLLALSLWQVGEPGPAVWLLVAILVYALLAGGLAWGAVQGMRYLSRYAAGVGWRFGMAAPGRRPALAVLQVLALSLGLMALLTMTVVRTDLLQAWRASLPADTPNQFVLNLQEDQLAAFSARFRSAGLPVPETAPMVRGRLIAINDRPIVPTHYADSETQRLLQREFNLSWRDTPPPGNQLVAGQWWSPDASGAFSVEQGLARKLGLRLGDRLTFDLAGTPLQGRVMNLRQLAWDSFRVNFFVLATRPMLASQQGSLVASFYLPPGRSLFATQLVQAMPNLTLIDVSEVLAQVREIIERLAQAIEALFVLTLMAGLLVLWAALGATRDERLSDAALLRALGASRQQLLAVVLGELLSLGAVTGLIAGSGAMCLGALAGWVLFDLPWHFKGLLPLLGMLCGMFLVPLAGWPICGQLLRQSPLRLLRDG, encoded by the coding sequence ATGAAACGGCGGATGCTGAGCTGGCGCTTTGTCTGGCGCGAAGGCCGATCCGGCGAGTTGCGCCTGTTATGGCTGGCCCTGCTGGTGGCCGTCTGTGCTACCAGCAGCGTGAGCATGCTGGCGGATCGGGTGACGCAGGGAATGAGCCTGCAGAACCGGCAACTGCTGACTGCCGATGGTGTGTTGCTGGCCGATACACCCTTGCCGGAAGGGCTGGCCGCCCGGGCGCAGCGCGACGGGCTGCAAGTCAGCCGCAGTGTGACCTTTCCTTCGATGGTATCGAGCGGACAAGCCATGATGCTGGCCTCCCTGCGCGCCATCCCCGGCAACTACCCCCTGCGGGGAGTGTTGCGCGTGCGTCTGGCCGATGGTCGGGTGGTGCAAGGGCGTATCCAGCCGGCCCCGGGCGAAATCTGGGCCGATACCCGCCTGCTGGCGCGGCTTGACGTCCGGCCGGGGGCCAGGCTTCGGCTGGGGCTGCTGACCTTGCGGCTCGGCGGCGAACTGCTGCGCGAACCGGATCAGGCGCTCAATGCTTTCAACTTTATGCCGCGAGTGCTGCTGAACCAGCAGGATCTGGCGGCGACCGGCCTGTTGCTGCCGGGTGCGCGTGCCAACTGGCGTCTGATGGTCAGCGGGGAGCCGGCGCGTGTGCGACAGTGGCTGCAGTGGGCCAGGCCGCAACTGCCAGCGGGGGCGCGCATCGAGAGCGCCGAATCCGCTCAGCCGGCGCTGCGTCAGGCCATGGATCGCGTACAGCGTTTTCTCGGCCTGAGTGCCATGCTGACGGTCACGCTGGCGGCGGCCGCCGCCCTGTTGGCGGTGCGCCGCTATCTGGCCCGCCACTGGCAACAGGTGGCCGTGCTGCGCTGCCTGGGTATGACACGACGGCAGGTGACCGGGTTGTTTGCCGGCATTCTGTTCCTGGTCGGGCTGTTGGCCGGCGCCTGTGGCAGCCTTGCCGGTTATGGCTTGCAGGAGGTGCTGGCACGGGTGGCCTTGCCAGCTCAGCTCGACAGTCTGCCGCCCCCTTCACGCTGGTTGCTGGCGCTGGGGCCGTTGAGCGCCCTGTTGCTGCTGCTGGGGCTGGCTTTGCCGCCGCTGCTGATGGTGCAACGTGTGCCGCCGATGGCGGTCCTGCGGGCCGGCCTACGACCGCAGCCGGCCGGGCTGCTGCTGTCGGTATTCAGTGTGCTGGTGCTGCTGGCGCTGTCATTGTGGCAGGTGGGCGAGCCTGGACCTGCCGTCTGGCTGCTTGTCGCCATCCTGGTCTATGCCTTGCTGGCCGGGGGGCTGGCCTGGGGGGCCGTGCAGGGGATGCGCTATCTGTCGCGGTACGCGGCCGGGGTTGGCTGGCGCTTTGGCATGGCAGCCCCTGGCCGGCGACCCGCGCTTGCCGTCCTGCAGGTGCTGGCGCTGTCGCTCGGCCTGATGGCCCTGCTGACCATGACCGTCGTGCGTACGGATCTGCTGCAGGCCTGGCGGGCCAGTTTGCCGGCCGATACGCCGAATCAGTTCGTCCTCAATCTGCAGGAGGACCAGCTTGCGGCATTCAGCGCCCGGTTTCGCTCGGCGGGCCTGCCCGTCCCCGAGACGGCCCCGATGGTGCGGGGCCGTTTGATCGCCATCAATGATCGCCCGATCGTCCCAACGCACTATGCAGATAGTGAAACGCAGCGGTTGCTGCAGCGTGAGTTCAATCTTTCCTGGCGTGACACGCCGCCGCCGGGTAACCAGCTGGTCGCCGGACAATGGTGGTCGCCGGATGCCAGCGGGGCGTTTTCCGTCGAGCAGGGGCTGGCCAGGAAACTGGGGCTTCGCCTGGGCGATCGTCTGACCTTTGACCTGGCCGGCACCCCTTTGCAGGGGCGGGTCATGAATCTGCGCCAGCTCGCCTGGGATAGCTTCCGGGTGAATTTCTTTGTGCTCGCGACACGGCCGATGCTGGCGTCGCAACAGGGCAGTCTGGTGGCCAGTTTTTATCTGCCACCGGGGCGTTCGCTGTTTGCCACACAACTGGTGCAGGCCATGCCGAATCTGACGCTCATCGATGTCAGCGAGGTGCTGGCACAAGTGCGGGAGATCATCGAGCGTCTGGCGCAGGCTATCGAGGCCTTGTTCGTGCTGACCTTGATGGCCGGTCTGCTGGTGCTGTGGGCGGCGCTTGGTGCGACCCGTGATGAGCGCCTGAGCGATGCGGCCCTGCTGCGGGCGCTCGGCGCCTCGCGACAGCAGTTGCTGGCGGTGGTGTTGGGCGAATTGCTGAGCCTGGGGGCGGTGACCGGCCTGATTGCCGGCAGCGGTGCCATGTGTCTCGGTGCGCTGGCGGGCTGGGTCCTGTTTGATCTGCCCTGGCACTTCAAGGGGCTTTTACCTTTACTGGGCATGCTTTGCGGCATGTTCCTGGTGCCATTGGCGGGCTGGCCGATATGCGGTCAGCTGTTGCGCCAGTCTCCCTTGCGCCTGCTGCGTGACGGATGA
- a CDS encoding ABC transporter ATP-binding protein — MQDHPEQIVLTARGLARQILFQNETIPILHDINLNVYQGDSVAIVGVSGSGKSTLLALLAGLDQPSAGEVALFSTPLGGLDEDGRARLRRQRVGFVFQNFQLMPQLTALENVMLPLELSGIHPARERAAQMLARVGLSHRLAHYPRHLSGGEQQRVALARAFVGHPALLFADEPTGNLDAASGQQVIELLFELNREQGTALVLVTHDPALAGRCQAVYRLQDGHLQAEPS, encoded by the coding sequence ATGCAAGATCATCCGGAGCAAATTGTGCTGACAGCCCGTGGCCTGGCCAGACAGATTCTGTTTCAAAATGAAACAATTCCCATTCTGCATGACATCAACCTGAATGTATATCAGGGCGACAGCGTGGCGATTGTCGGCGTTTCCGGCTCCGGCAAATCGACGTTGCTGGCCCTGCTGGCCGGACTGGACCAGCCCTCTGCCGGCGAGGTCGCACTGTTCTCGACGCCGCTGGGCGGACTCGACGAAGACGGTCGAGCGCGATTGCGGCGGCAGCGTGTCGGTTTCGTGTTCCAGAACTTTCAGCTCATGCCGCAACTGACGGCGCTGGAGAATGTCATGCTCCCGCTGGAACTGAGCGGGATTCACCCGGCCAGGGAGCGGGCGGCGCAGATGCTGGCAAGGGTGGGGCTGTCGCATCGGCTGGCGCACTATCCGCGCCATCTTTCGGGGGGCGAGCAGCAGCGGGTAGCCCTGGCACGTGCCTTTGTCGGCCATCCGGCGCTGTTGTTTGCCGATGAGCCGACCGGCAATCTCGATGCCGCCTCGGGGCAGCAAGTGATCGAGCTGCTGTTCGAGCTGAACCGTGAACAGGGTACGGCCCTGGTGCTGGTGACGCACGACCCGGCTCTGGCCGGGCGCTGCCAGGCGGTGTACCGCCTGCAGGATGGCCATTTGCAGGCCGAGCCCTCATGA
- a CDS encoding arylesterase, giving the protein MRFRRFHLAGLLICGLSLPLQAATVMVFGDSLSAAYGLSPSQGWVALLARDLAPKHKVVNASLSGETTAGGLSRLPQALATHKPDWVILELGANDGLRGLPLPAMQANLQRMIRLSRQAHANVLLIGIALPPNYGPDYTRAFHAVYDRLARELKLSYVPQLMAGFAGDLSRFQADGIHPAASAQGQMMQTVRQALPL; this is encoded by the coding sequence ATGCGTTTTCGACGCTTCCATTTGGCTGGGTTGTTGATCTGCGGCCTGTCGCTGCCGCTGCAGGCCGCCACGGTCATGGTCTTTGGCGACAGCCTTTCGGCGGCTTACGGACTGTCGCCATCCCAGGGCTGGGTCGCCCTGCTGGCACGGGATCTGGCGCCGAAGCACAAGGTCGTCAATGCCAGTCTGTCCGGCGAAACCACTGCCGGCGGGCTCAGTCGCCTGCCCCAGGCGCTGGCGACGCACAAACCGGACTGGGTGATTCTCGAACTCGGTGCCAATGACGGTCTGCGCGGCCTGCCTCTGCCCGCCATGCAGGCCAATCTGCAGCGCATGATCCGGTTGAGCCGCCAGGCGCATGCCAACGTTCTGCTGATCGGCATCGCCTTGCCGCCCAATTACGGACCGGACTACACCCGGGCATTTCACGCGGTGTACGACCGGCTGGCGCGAGAACTCAAGTTGTCCTATGTCCCACAACTGATGGCGGGCTTCGCCGGCGACCTGTCGCGTTTTCAGGCGGATGGCATTCATCCGGCTGCGTCGGCGCAAGGTCAGATGATGCAGACCGTCCGGCAGGCATTACCTTTATGA
- a CDS encoding MFS transporter encodes MPRSTLLRLLAPYRGLPRTVYIQIVCSFLNNMGGMAKLFLPLYLHANYGVPYRWVGLMVSAYGIGALVGSYRGGSLSDRYDSRLLSKLFLAGASISMVLLALPIPLWLFAPVLIVSGFCDGAFRPVNQRLALEPCTPEQRGQAQGMLRVAINLGVAVSGITGGFLATLGYQWVYLSNGIATGLGALWLAWAYHRYPVVLERRLQRGEATTPTTASLSPWHDLPFLRLMFGMVIAAAVFDQMYSVLGLYLAEYNHLGPHWLGILFTINGLMVVFLQVPVSQRMNHWGIGRCAQIGVMLTGFSYLLLLVSPHPLWPVLAAIGQTCGELLISPAFMLLVMRRSEGRLRGRYMGMYSSAWAGRTLFAPALGAWVYGTAGGVTLWVGCALATTLAALIQMAPLRQILQPGVPASLPQQA; translated from the coding sequence ATGCCACGCTCGACTTTACTGCGCCTGCTTGCCCCCTACCGCGGCCTGCCGCGCACGGTCTACATCCAGATCGTCTGCTCCTTTCTCAATAATATGGGTGGCATGGCCAAGCTGTTTCTGCCGCTGTATCTGCATGCCAACTATGGCGTGCCCTATCGCTGGGTCGGGCTGATGGTGTCGGCCTACGGCATCGGTGCCCTGGTCGGCTCATATCGCGGCGGCAGCCTGTCCGATCGCTACGACAGCCGTCTGCTGTCCAAGCTGTTTCTGGCCGGAGCCAGCATCAGCATGGTGCTGCTGGCCCTGCCGATCCCGCTGTGGCTGTTTGCTCCGGTACTGATTGTGTCCGGCTTCTGCGACGGGGCCTTCCGTCCGGTCAATCAGCGACTGGCACTCGAGCCCTGTACGCCGGAGCAGCGAGGGCAGGCTCAGGGCATGTTGCGCGTGGCGATCAATCTTGGGGTGGCGGTCAGCGGCATTACCGGTGGTTTTCTGGCGACCCTGGGCTATCAGTGGGTCTATCTCAGCAATGGGATCGCGACCGGCCTGGGGGCCCTCTGGCTGGCCTGGGCCTATCATCGTTATCCGGTGGTGCTGGAGCGACGCCTGCAGCGGGGCGAAGCGACGACCCCGACGACGGCCAGCCTCAGTCCCTGGCATGACCTGCCCTTTCTGCGACTGATGTTCGGCATGGTGATTGCCGCTGCCGTCTTCGATCAGATGTATTCAGTGCTTGGGCTGTATCTGGCTGAGTACAACCATCTCGGACCGCACTGGCTGGGCATCCTGTTTACCATCAACGGTCTGATGGTGGTCTTCCTGCAAGTGCCGGTGTCCCAGCGGATGAACCACTGGGGGATCGGGCGTTGCGCCCAGATCGGGGTGATGCTGACCGGGTTCAGCTACCTGTTGCTGCTGGTCAGCCCACACCCGCTCTGGCCGGTGCTGGCCGCTATCGGGCAGACCTGTGGTGAACTGCTGATTTCACCGGCTTTCATGCTGCTGGTGATGCGGCGCTCGGAAGGTCGTCTGCGTGGGCGCTATATGGGCATGTACAGCTCGGCCTGGGCAGGTCGCACCCTGTTTGCCCCGGCGCTGGGCGCCTGGGTCTACGGCACGGCCGGCGGGGTGACGCTCTGGGTAGGCTGTGCGCTGGCCACCACCCTGGCGGCGCTGATCCAGATGGCACCGCTGAGGCAAATCCTGCAACCGGGCGTCCCGGCCTCCCTGCCGCAGCAGGCCTGA